One segment of Mycolicibacterium sp. YH-1 DNA contains the following:
- a CDS encoding EutN/CcmL family microcompartment protein, translated as MIKATVTGQVWSTRRVEGVPAGAFLEVEVDGSSSRLIAFDVLGSGVGEQVLIAQGSVASSWFTGTPPPVDALIIGSIDPTE; from the coding sequence ATGATCAAAGCGACGGTCACCGGCCAGGTGTGGTCAACGCGACGTGTCGAGGGTGTGCCCGCGGGCGCCTTCCTCGAGGTCGAGGTCGACGGTTCCAGCTCGCGGCTCATCGCGTTCGACGTCCTCGGCAGCGGTGTGGGCGAACAGGTCCTCATCGCACAGGGCTCGGTGGCATCCAGCTGGTTCACCGGCACCCCACCGCCCGTCGATGCACTCATCATCGGCTCCATCGATCCAACCGAATAA
- a CDS encoding BMC domain-containing protein produces MAELRSFIFIDRLQPQTMSYLGTWIKGALPRADSAAQIIEVAPGLDIEGITDVALKHAEVKAGVLVVERQFGYLEFHGETGAVKAAADAALAELGDAGDSAISPTILASRIISSIDQQHAFLINRNKIGSMVLAGETLYVLEVSPASYAILATNEAEKAADIKVVDFRMIGATGRVYLSGTEADVRQAAEAAEDALRRSAV; encoded by the coding sequence GTGGCTGAACTGCGTTCCTTCATATTCATCGATCGGCTACAACCCCAGACGATGTCGTATCTGGGCACCTGGATCAAGGGTGCTCTGCCGCGTGCCGACTCGGCTGCCCAGATCATCGAGGTGGCACCGGGTCTGGACATCGAGGGCATCACTGACGTGGCGCTCAAGCACGCCGAGGTCAAGGCCGGTGTGCTCGTCGTCGAGCGGCAATTCGGGTACCTCGAGTTCCACGGTGAGACCGGTGCCGTCAAGGCCGCCGCCGACGCCGCGCTCGCCGAACTCGGCGACGCCGGGGACTCGGCGATCAGCCCGACGATCCTCGCCTCACGCATCATCTCCAGCATCGACCAGCAGCACGCATTCCTGATCAACCGCAACAAGATCGGGTCAATGGTTCTGGCGGGTGAGACGCTGTACGTGCTCGAGGTCTCGCCCGCGTCCTACGCCATCCTCGCCACCAACGAGGCCGAGAAGGCCGCCGATATCAAGGTCGTCGACTTCCGGATGATCGGCGCCACCGGACGGGTCTACCTGTCGGGCACGGAAGCCGATGTACGACAGGCCGCCGAGGCTGCCGAGGACGCACTGCGCCGGAGTGCGGTGTGA
- a CDS encoding aldehyde dehydrogenase family protein — protein sequence MSSIAAAGHLLERARWAAGAYAEYDQATVASIVQAVADAGHAEAERFAAAAVAETGMGVVADKVTKNRACSRGIVEYYRGEDFVSPRVDAARKIVEIPRPAGVVLALTPTTNPVATVYFKVILALMTRNAIVVAPHPRARQCSIDAVRILAEAAVAAGAPDGIVSVVEEPSIPLIEALMADERTDVIVATGGTGVVRAAYSSGNPALGVGPGNVPVFVDASADVEAAARRIVDSKAFDNSVLCTNESVLIAEDSIAAKLSSALTRNGAHILDADAATRLRAYMFPDGHLNTDVVGRSAAWIAEQAGLRVTAKTRLLVAPFTDVITEEVLTHEKLCPVIGMTTVADAARGIRAARAVVRIAGAGHSAAIHSENPRVITEFAAQVPVLRVSVNVGNSTGSSGLETNLAPSMTIGTGFVGRSSIGENLQPHNLMNWAKIAYNADAGVRMPEFAGIAPWHSPAGPVPAYPLASNDSGAQIIATRTPNTAPLRTADPGIDALRAELRALVVEELAQLIKR from the coding sequence ATGAGCAGCATCGCAGCGGCAGGCCATCTACTCGAACGGGCGCGCTGGGCAGCCGGGGCATACGCCGAGTACGACCAGGCCACCGTCGCATCGATCGTGCAGGCCGTCGCCGACGCGGGCCACGCCGAGGCCGAGCGCTTCGCCGCGGCAGCCGTCGCCGAGACTGGCATGGGTGTGGTCGCCGACAAGGTGACCAAGAACCGGGCCTGTTCACGCGGCATCGTGGAGTACTACCGCGGTGAGGACTTCGTGTCACCGCGCGTGGACGCCGCCCGCAAGATCGTCGAGATCCCGCGCCCCGCAGGCGTGGTACTGGCGCTGACGCCAACCACGAATCCCGTGGCAACGGTGTACTTCAAGGTGATCCTGGCCCTGATGACCCGCAACGCCATCGTTGTGGCACCGCACCCGCGGGCCAGGCAGTGCTCGATCGACGCCGTCCGGATTCTGGCCGAGGCCGCGGTGGCCGCAGGCGCGCCCGACGGCATCGTCTCGGTGGTCGAGGAGCCCTCGATCCCGCTGATCGAGGCACTCATGGCCGACGAGCGCACCGACGTCATCGTCGCCACCGGCGGCACCGGCGTCGTGCGGGCCGCGTACTCATCGGGTAACCCCGCTCTCGGCGTCGGGCCGGGCAACGTCCCGGTCTTCGTCGACGCCAGCGCCGATGTGGAGGCCGCGGCTCGGCGGATCGTCGACAGCAAGGCGTTCGACAACTCCGTGCTGTGCACCAACGAGTCGGTTCTCATCGCCGAGGATTCCATTGCGGCCAAGCTCAGTTCGGCGCTGACCCGCAACGGAGCGCACATCCTCGACGCCGACGCCGCGACACGGCTTCGCGCGTACATGTTCCCCGACGGACACCTCAACACCGACGTGGTGGGACGTTCCGCGGCGTGGATCGCAGAGCAGGCCGGGCTGCGTGTCACCGCCAAGACCCGCCTGCTCGTCGCGCCGTTCACCGACGTCATCACCGAGGAGGTGCTGACGCACGAGAAGCTCTGCCCGGTGATCGGCATGACGACCGTTGCGGACGCGGCACGCGGCATCCGTGCCGCTCGGGCCGTCGTGCGCATCGCCGGAGCCGGACACTCGGCGGCCATCCACAGCGAGAACCCGCGTGTCATCACCGAATTCGCCGCGCAGGTACCCGTGCTGCGGGTGTCGGTCAACGTCGGTAACAGCACCGGTTCCTCCGGTCTGGAGACCAACCTCGCGCCGTCGATGACGATCGGCACAGGGTTCGTCGGCCGCAGTTCGATCGGCGAGAACCTGCAACCACACAACCTGATGAACTGGGCGAAGATCGCCTACAACGCCGACGCGGGCGTGCGGATGCCAGAATTCGCGGGCATCGCGCCGTGGCATTCGCCTGCCGGTCCCGTGCCGGCCTACCCGCTGGCGTCCAACGACTCCGGCGCCCAGATCATCGCGACCCGCACTCCGAACACCGCGCCCCTGCGCACCGCCGATCCCGGCATCGATGCACTGCGCGCCGAACTACGCGCGCTGGTCGTCGAAGAACTCGCTCAACTCATCAAGAGGTGA
- a CDS encoding aspartate aminotransferase family protein, producing MYDYGTFSFESKTQVLERAKEYWNPDKTQFWTDTGVDLVIDRREGYFLWDMSGRRLIDMHLNGGTYNLGHRNPEVMAAISEGMQHFDMGNHHFPSVARTALAQKLVESSPASITKVAFGSGGGEAIDIALKSARHATQRRKIVSIVKAYHGHTGLAVATGDDRFAKLFLSDRPDEFIQVLFGDVDAMEQALRGRDVAAVIMETIPATYGFPLPPPGYLEAVKDLCVRYDALYIADEVQTGLMRTGEMWAITKHGIEPDIMVSGKGLSGGMYPISAVMLSDRAAQWLDQDGFGHISTFGGAELGCVAAIKTLEITGRPQVRSSVHYIADIFAKGLARIQADYPDWFVGIRQNGVVIGLEFDHPEGAKFVMRELYENGVWAIFSTLDPRVLQFKPGLLLSRDLCEDVLDRVEVSVGRARAAATGRRNA from the coding sequence GTGTACGACTACGGCACGTTCTCGTTCGAGTCCAAGACGCAGGTCCTGGAGCGAGCGAAGGAATACTGGAATCCGGACAAGACGCAGTTCTGGACAGACACTGGTGTCGACCTGGTCATCGACCGCCGGGAGGGCTACTTCCTGTGGGACATGAGCGGGCGACGCCTGATCGACATGCACCTCAACGGTGGTACCTACAACCTCGGTCACCGCAATCCTGAGGTCATGGCTGCGATCTCGGAGGGCATGCAGCACTTCGACATGGGCAACCACCACTTCCCCTCGGTCGCCCGCACGGCGTTGGCGCAGAAGCTGGTCGAGTCCTCACCGGCGTCAATCACCAAGGTGGCGTTCGGTTCCGGCGGCGGTGAGGCGATCGACATCGCACTCAAGAGCGCTCGCCACGCCACCCAGCGTCGCAAGATCGTCTCGATCGTGAAGGCCTATCACGGGCACACCGGTCTGGCGGTCGCCACCGGCGACGACCGTTTCGCCAAACTGTTCCTCTCTGACCGCCCGGACGAGTTCATCCAAGTACTCTTCGGTGACGTCGACGCGATGGAACAGGCTCTGCGCGGACGCGACGTCGCGGCAGTGATCATGGAGACCATTCCCGCGACATACGGATTCCCGCTGCCGCCACCGGGTTACCTCGAAGCCGTCAAGGACCTCTGCGTCCGCTACGACGCGCTCTACATCGCCGACGAGGTGCAGACAGGTCTGATGCGCACCGGGGAGATGTGGGCTATCACCAAGCACGGGATCGAACCCGACATCATGGTCTCGGGCAAGGGCCTGTCGGGCGGGATGTACCCGATCTCCGCCGTGATGCTCAGCGACCGGGCTGCCCAGTGGCTCGATCAAGACGGGTTCGGCCACATCTCGACATTCGGTGGCGCCGAGCTCGGCTGCGTCGCGGCCATCAAGACCCTCGAGATCACCGGCCGACCCCAGGTCCGGTCGTCGGTGCACTACATCGCCGACATCTTCGCCAAGGGGCTGGCCCGCATTCAGGCCGACTACCCCGACTGGTTCGTCGGCATCCGGCAGAACGGCGTCGTGATCGGCCTCGAGTTCGACCACCCCGAGGGCGCCAAGTTCGTCATGCGGGAACTGTACGAAAACGGAGTGTGGGCGATCTTCTCGACACTGGATCCCCGTGTGCTGCAATTCAAACCGGGCCTGCTCCTGAGCCGCGACCTCTGCGAGGACGTGCTGGACCGCGTCGAGGTCTCCGTGGGTCGGGCACGGGCTGCGGCAACCGGACGGAGGAACGCATGA
- a CDS encoding APC family permease encodes MTDQVASRDVKTGDPVQRLKRNAVGTFGVIFMAVATAAPITAMVGNVPIAVGFGNGSHAPAGYIVATVVLGLFAIGYATMAKHITTTGAFYGYISHGLGRVVGMASGLLITMAYVVFEASLIGIFSFFFKNFLSSQFGVEIHWILPAMLMLALNAILTYFDVNLTAKVLGVFLVTEIVMLSLGAFAVLFQGGGPDGFAVGEILNPIGAFTPAAIAGASAGLGLFFAFWSWVGFESTAMYGEESKDPKKIIPRATMLSVLGVGIFYVFVSWMAIAGTGPQQAVDLAQSADTSSEIFFGPVRSTYGEWAITLFNILLVTGSFACGMAFHNCASRYLYALGREGLSEGLQKTLGATHPKHGSPYIASFVQSGIALVLILAFFFAGMDPYVHMYTLLAILGTMAILIVQSLCAFSVIAYFHFHKNHPSSAHWFKTFLAPGLGGIGMLYVVYLLWEHKDAAAGAASGTLLFKLTPWIVVGLFIFGASMALYFKLRDPRRYELIGRIVYDENEIRD; translated from the coding sequence ATGACCGATCAAGTCGCATCACGCGACGTCAAGACGGGTGACCCCGTCCAACGGCTTAAGCGAAACGCCGTCGGGACCTTTGGTGTCATCTTCATGGCGGTGGCCACCGCCGCGCCGATCACGGCCATGGTCGGCAACGTGCCGATCGCCGTCGGGTTCGGAAATGGTTCCCACGCACCCGCTGGTTACATCGTCGCCACCGTCGTGCTTGGCCTGTTCGCCATCGGCTACGCCACGATGGCCAAGCACATCACCACCACCGGTGCGTTCTACGGCTACATCTCGCACGGGTTGGGTCGTGTGGTTGGCATGGCCAGTGGCCTGTTGATCACCATGGCCTACGTCGTCTTCGAGGCCTCGCTAATCGGCATCTTCTCGTTCTTCTTCAAGAACTTCCTGTCATCACAGTTCGGAGTCGAGATCCACTGGATCCTGCCGGCCATGCTGATGCTGGCGCTGAACGCGATCCTGACCTACTTCGACGTGAACCTCACGGCGAAGGTGCTCGGCGTGTTCCTGGTGACCGAGATCGTGATGCTGTCCCTTGGTGCGTTTGCAGTGCTGTTCCAGGGTGGCGGCCCCGACGGCTTCGCGGTCGGGGAGATCCTCAACCCGATCGGTGCCTTCACCCCGGCTGCCATCGCGGGCGCCAGCGCCGGCCTCGGTCTGTTCTTCGCGTTCTGGTCCTGGGTCGGGTTCGAGTCCACCGCCATGTACGGCGAGGAGTCCAAGGACCCGAAGAAGATCATCCCGCGCGCCACGATGCTCAGCGTCCTCGGCGTCGGCATCTTCTACGTCTTCGTGTCCTGGATGGCGATCGCGGGCACCGGCCCGCAGCAGGCGGTCGATCTCGCGCAGAGTGCGGACACCTCGTCGGAGATCTTCTTCGGCCCCGTCCGCAGCACCTACGGCGAGTGGGCCATCACGCTGTTCAACATCCTGCTGGTGACGGGTTCGTTCGCCTGTGGCATGGCATTCCACAACTGTGCATCGCGCTACCTGTACGCACTGGGCCGCGAGGGACTGTCGGAGGGTCTGCAGAAGACGCTCGGCGCAACTCACCCCAAGCACGGATCCCCCTACATCGCGTCGTTCGTGCAGAGCGGCATCGCGTTGGTGCTGATCCTCGCCTTCTTCTTCGCGGGGATGGATCCGTACGTGCACATGTACACGCTGCTGGCGATCCTCGGCACGATGGCGATCCTGATCGTGCAATCGCTGTGCGCCTTCTCGGTCATCGCCTACTTCCACTTCCACAAGAACCACCCGTCCAGCGCGCACTGGTTCAAGACGTTCCTCGCCCCAGGGCTGGGCGGCATTGGCATGCTGTACGTGGTGTACCTGCTGTGGGAGCACAAGGACGCGGCGGCAGGTGCGGCGTCGGGCACGCTGCTGTTCAAGCTGACCCCGTGGATCGTGGTCGGGCTGTTCATCTTCGGTGCGAGCATGGCGCTGTACTTCAAGCTCCGCGATCCGCGGCGCTACGAGCTGATCGGTCGAATCGTTTACGACGAGAACGAAATTCGCGACTAG
- a CDS encoding propanediol/glycerol family dehydratase large subunit: MVDSSSDQSAPPLGRFKVLDAKPVNLDGFSVPDVGLGLVAMHSENDPTPSLVIGDGVVLELDGKPATEFDVIDEFIARYGIDLTVAAEAMALDDVELARMAVDVNVSRAEVVRLIGGTTPAKLARVMAAMSPVEMQMAMAKMRVRRTPSNQAHVTNQLDDPLLIAADAASAVAYGFREVETTVPVLGDAPSNAVALLIGSQVGTPGAMAQCAIEEALELRLGMRGLTSYAETISIYGTEQVFVDGDDTPFSKAILTSAYASRGLKMRVTSGGGAEVLMGAAERCSILYLESRCVSLARALGSQGVQNGGIDGVGVVASVPDGMKELLAENLMVMMRDLESCAGNDNLISESDIRRSAHTLPVLLAGADFIFSGFGSIPRYDNAFALSNFNSDDMDDFLVLQRDWGADGGLRTVSAEHLEAVRRRGARAVQAVYRDLGLADYDDARVEEVVVANGSRDLSAGHPKIVAEAAASIEARSLTVFDVIASLQRTGFEAEADAIARLTRERLKGDQLQTSAIFDEEFRVLSKVTDPNDYAGPGTGYTLSERRRAEIDGVRQARSAAELTADQAEHHGHVIVNDVEIARQGSDPREVCIGLSPAWGRSVWLTLCGLTVSEVLRQISAGLEEEGCVPRLVRVRSTIDVGLIGLTAARLSGSGIGIGLQGKGTALIHRRDLAPLANLELFSVAPLLTAKMYRELGKNAARHAKGMAPVPILTGGTDESISARYHARAVALVALERAACEPGQPPVTVEVRRP; encoded by the coding sequence ATGGTTGACTCAAGCTCCGATCAATCCGCGCCTCCGCTGGGGCGGTTCAAGGTCCTCGACGCGAAACCCGTCAATCTCGACGGGTTCAGCGTCCCGGACGTCGGACTCGGGCTGGTCGCCATGCACTCTGAGAACGACCCCACCCCGTCGCTGGTGATAGGCGACGGGGTGGTTCTCGAACTCGACGGCAAGCCAGCCACCGAGTTCGACGTGATCGACGAGTTCATCGCCCGCTACGGCATCGACCTGACGGTCGCGGCCGAGGCGATGGCACTCGATGACGTCGAGCTGGCCCGGATGGCCGTCGATGTCAACGTGTCGCGGGCGGAGGTGGTGCGGCTCATCGGCGGCACCACCCCCGCCAAGCTCGCCCGGGTGATGGCCGCGATGTCGCCCGTCGAGATGCAGATGGCGATGGCCAAGATGCGCGTCCGACGGACGCCGAGCAACCAGGCCCACGTCACCAACCAGCTGGACGATCCGCTGCTGATCGCCGCCGACGCCGCCAGTGCGGTCGCCTACGGGTTCCGCGAGGTCGAGACAACGGTGCCGGTCCTGGGCGACGCGCCGTCCAACGCGGTCGCACTGCTGATCGGCAGCCAGGTCGGCACGCCGGGCGCCATGGCCCAGTGCGCGATCGAGGAGGCGCTGGAACTGCGGCTGGGGATGCGCGGCCTGACCAGCTATGCCGAGACGATCTCCATCTACGGCACCGAGCAGGTGTTCGTCGACGGTGACGACACCCCGTTCAGCAAGGCGATCCTCACCTCCGCCTACGCCTCGCGTGGCCTGAAGATGCGGGTCACCAGCGGCGGTGGCGCCGAGGTGCTGATGGGTGCGGCCGAGCGGTGCTCGATCCTGTATCTGGAGTCGCGGTGCGTCTCGCTGGCCCGGGCACTCGGCTCCCAGGGAGTGCAGAACGGTGGCATCGACGGCGTCGGTGTCGTGGCCTCGGTGCCCGACGGTATGAAGGAACTACTCGCCGAGAACCTCATGGTGATGATGCGGGACCTGGAGTCCTGCGCAGGCAATGACAACCTGATCTCCGAATCTGACATTCGCCGCAGCGCACACACGCTGCCCGTGTTGCTCGCAGGCGCGGACTTCATCTTCTCCGGATTCGGCTCGATCCCGCGCTACGACAACGCCTTCGCGCTGTCGAACTTCAACTCCGATGACATGGACGACTTCTTGGTGCTGCAACGGGACTGGGGTGCCGACGGCGGTCTGCGCACCGTCTCGGCCGAACATCTGGAGGCCGTGAGGCGCCGCGGGGCCAGGGCCGTGCAGGCGGTGTATCGCGACCTCGGCCTCGCCGACTACGACGACGCCCGGGTGGAGGAAGTGGTGGTGGCCAACGGTTCCCGCGACCTCTCGGCCGGGCATCCGAAGATCGTCGCGGAGGCGGCCGCCTCGATCGAGGCCAGATCGCTCACCGTGTTCGACGTCATCGCGTCATTGCAGCGCACGGGGTTCGAGGCCGAGGCCGACGCGATCGCCCGGCTCACCCGGGAGCGGCTCAAGGGTGATCAGCTGCAGACCTCCGCGATATTCGACGAGGAGTTCCGTGTCCTGTCCAAGGTCACCGATCCCAACGACTACGCCGGGCCGGGAACGGGCTACACGCTGTCCGAGCGACGGCGCGCCGAGATCGACGGTGTTCGCCAAGCCCGCAGCGCCGCGGAACTGACCGCCGATCAGGCCGAGCATCACGGCCACGTCATCGTCAACGACGTCGAGATCGCCCGCCAGGGCAGCGACCCGCGTGAAGTCTGCATCGGACTGTCCCCGGCGTGGGGACGCAGCGTGTGGCTGACGCTGTGCGGGTTGACCGTGTCCGAGGTGCTGCGGCAGATCTCGGCCGGTCTGGAGGAGGAGGGCTGTGTGCCCAGGCTGGTGCGGGTGCGGTCCACCATCGACGTCGGTCTGATCGGGCTGACCGCTGCGCGGCTGTCGGGCTCCGGTATCGGAATCGGACTGCAGGGCAAGGGGACAGCGCTGATTCACCGGCGCGATCTCGCACCGCTGGCCAACCTCGAACTGTTCAGCGTGGCGCCGCTGCTGACGGCGAAGATGTACCGCGAACTCGGCAAGAACGCCGCGCGGCACGCGAAGGGTATGGCGCCCGTGCCGATCCTCACCGGCGGTACCGACGAGTCGATCTCGGCGCGCTACCACGCCCGCGCGGTCGCCCTCGTCGCGCTTGAGCGGGCGGCCTGTGAGCCAGGCCAGCCCCCCGTCACCGTCGAGGTGAGGCGGCCATGA
- a CDS encoding diol dehydratase small subunit yields the protein MNPEVERFTVENAVDGKLGLSDLRMDPATLVHQAAVAEQHGNPQLAENFLRAAELATVDDEEVMELYEALRPYRSTAEQLEELRASLEARGASRCAELVRQAADVYGRRGLLR from the coding sequence ATGAACCCCGAGGTAGAACGGTTCACCGTCGAGAACGCCGTCGACGGCAAGCTCGGCCTGTCAGACCTGCGGATGGATCCCGCGACGCTGGTCCATCAGGCCGCCGTCGCGGAACAGCACGGGAACCCGCAGCTCGCCGAGAACTTCCTGCGTGCAGCGGAATTGGCGACCGTCGATGACGAAGAGGTGATGGAGCTGTACGAGGCGCTGCGCCCGTACCGGTCCACTGCCGAGCAACTCGAGGAACTTCGCGCGTCACTCGAGGCACGCGGTGCATCACGCTGCGCGGAGCTGGTGCGCCAGGCCGCTGACGTCTACGGCCGGCGGGGACTGTTGCGTTGA
- a CDS encoding diol dehydratase reactivase ATPase-like domain-containing protein, which translates to MPERFAGVVAGIDVGNHTTEIVLARVDGGTVTTLAHGQARTRDRKGSRESLKGAAALLHRLEVEAGVVAEELLLSALRPVDTATAPIPPASSPRSPVRNLRRPDASTPAGAGCGVGHHVRLADLDGPVDGGPVVVSVDGATDFEVAALAISDAVDRGWQVAGVIVAQDDAVLIRNRIPIDVPVVDEADVDGVEPGALVAVEVVEEGRAYRAMADPIALSAALHLSHDDIVDIAEFCRELADSSAIAVTRRTSPVPAPTADDDYVDCVINGTDGMAGDTVRYSPAQAHAVLRLAPPGCVERIRLRSVPAAASGIAVEDAFFTDLASIDSGAWLRRGVVDAQGTVVAMLSADEVSDAAITLAELTGRPARTLSTEPEAAAWGARTTPGLPPDALVCDIGGGTIDLIGAERTVVAAGAGETITVAVARVLGIPRALAERVKRTPAVRVEGPHVAHEEDGRRVFLDSPAPADAIGRLCTRGDAGLVPFSSKLAAEEWRSLRLAVKQETVASNIARCMRAFEQPPSALVLAGGGALDDELLRTVGEALRAVPVVVGRANIDGVHGPRFAVACGLIHLFAARHSKPLSC; encoded by the coding sequence GTGCCGGAGCGGTTCGCGGGCGTCGTCGCCGGGATCGACGTCGGCAACCACACCACCGAGATCGTGCTGGCGCGGGTGGATGGCGGCACCGTCACCACGCTTGCGCACGGGCAGGCTCGCACCCGTGACCGCAAGGGATCTCGCGAATCGCTCAAGGGCGCGGCCGCCCTGTTGCACCGGCTCGAGGTCGAGGCAGGAGTTGTAGCCGAGGAACTTCTGCTGTCAGCGCTGCGGCCGGTTGACACGGCGACCGCACCGATCCCTCCGGCGTCGTCACCGCGCTCTCCGGTCCGAAACCTGCGCAGGCCCGACGCCAGCACCCCGGCCGGCGCCGGGTGCGGGGTGGGACACCATGTTCGACTCGCCGATCTCGACGGCCCGGTGGATGGCGGACCGGTCGTCGTATCCGTGGACGGGGCAACCGATTTCGAGGTGGCCGCACTGGCCATCTCCGACGCCGTGGACCGCGGCTGGCAGGTGGCCGGCGTGATCGTCGCGCAGGACGACGCCGTGCTCATCCGCAACCGCATCCCCATCGACGTTCCGGTCGTGGACGAGGCAGACGTCGACGGTGTGGAACCCGGCGCGTTGGTCGCCGTGGAGGTCGTCGAGGAGGGTCGCGCGTATCGCGCCATGGCCGATCCCATCGCACTGTCGGCGGCACTGCACCTGAGCCACGACGACATCGTCGACATCGCGGAGTTCTGCCGTGAACTCGCCGATTCCTCGGCGATCGCCGTCACGCGGCGCACCAGCCCGGTGCCCGCGCCCACGGCCGACGACGACTACGTCGACTGTGTCATAAACGGCACGGACGGCATGGCCGGCGACACGGTGCGATACTCGCCCGCCCAGGCCCACGCCGTGTTGCGGCTGGCGCCGCCGGGCTGCGTCGAACGCATCCGCCTGCGCTCGGTTCCCGCTGCGGCGAGCGGCATCGCGGTGGAGGATGCGTTCTTCACCGATCTCGCGTCGATCGACAGCGGGGCGTGGCTGCGCCGTGGTGTCGTCGACGCCCAGGGCACGGTCGTGGCCATGCTGTCGGCCGACGAGGTCTCCGACGCCGCAATCACGTTGGCGGAGTTGACGGGACGGCCGGCACGCACCCTGAGCACCGAGCCGGAGGCGGCGGCATGGGGCGCTCGCACCACACCGGGGTTGCCGCCTGACGCGCTGGTGTGCGATATCGGCGGCGGCACCATCGACCTGATCGGCGCCGAGCGAACCGTCGTCGCGGCAGGGGCGGGGGAGACCATCACGGTCGCAGTGGCGCGGGTGCTGGGCATTCCGCGTGCGCTTGCCGAGCGTGTGAAGCGCACCCCCGCCGTCAGGGTGGAGGGCCCGCACGTCGCGCACGAGGAGGACGGCCGCCGCGTCTTCCTGGACTCGCCCGCGCCGGCCGACGCGATCGGCAGGCTCTGTACACGAGGTGACGCGGGTCTGGTGCCGTTCTCCAGCAAGCTGGCCGCCGAGGAGTGGCGCAGCCTGCGGTTGGCCGTCAAACAGGAGACGGTCGCGTCCAACATCGCCCGCTGCATGCGAGCCTTCGAGCAGCCGCCGAGCGCCCTGGTGCTGGCTGGTGGCGGCGCACTCGACGACGAACTGCTGCGCACTGTCGGTGAGGCACTGCGCGCCGTGCCCGTCGTTGTCGGGCGGGCCAATATCGACGGTGTGCACGGACCGCGGTTCGCGGTGGCGTGCGGGCTGATTCACCTGTTCGCGGCCCGGCATTCAAAACCATTGAGCTGCTAG
- a CDS encoding ferredoxin: MTARPHRRVLVGLGVDAPSQDADLLLIAEYADARVAYLQMGSPTLVEVLDDLAADEPGAHVHLVAAPTAGAPAPARSWLRRVAGDWTRRHPGSLVVTVADRPVTGGEAALSSPAWEQVPGHGRHVLVCRGPRCTARGSASVAEAIDDRLRERGLGDDDVLVTQTGCLFPCNHAPVVVVHPGDQWWGPVSAQDAGALVDTWAADPQREVGREVNKPPRP, from the coding sequence ATGACTGCCCGCCCTCACCGCCGTGTCCTTGTCGGATTGGGCGTCGACGCACCGTCGCAGGACGCCGACCTGTTGCTCATCGCCGAGTATGCCGACGCACGCGTCGCATACCTGCAGATGGGGTCACCCACCCTGGTCGAGGTGCTGGACGATCTCGCAGCCGACGAGCCGGGTGCGCACGTGCACCTCGTGGCCGCGCCCACCGCGGGGGCCCCGGCGCCCGCACGATCGTGGTTGCGGAGGGTGGCCGGGGACTGGACCCGGCGGCACCCGGGCTCACTCGTCGTCACGGTCGCAGACCGGCCCGTGACAGGCGGTGAGGCCGCTCTGTCGTCGCCTGCCTGGGAGCAGGTGCCCGGGCACGGTCGTCATGTTCTGGTGTGTCGCGGTCCGCGTTGCACCGCACGTGGCTCGGCGTCCGTCGCAGAGGCGATCGACGACCGGCTGCGCGAACGCGGGCTCGGCGACGACGACGTATTGGTGACGCAGACGGGGTGTCTCTTCCCGTGTAACCACGCCCCAGTTGTCGTCGTGCATCCGGGCGACCAGTGGTGGGGTCCGGTCTCCGCCCAGGATGCTGGGGCTCTCGTCGACACCTGGGCCGCCGATCCGCAGCGCGAGGTCGGACGCGAAGTGAACAAACCGCCACGTCCTTGA